One stretch of Pomacea canaliculata isolate SZHN2017 linkage group LG1, ASM307304v1, whole genome shotgun sequence DNA includes these proteins:
- the LOC112561193 gene encoding LOW QUALITY PROTEIN: transmembrane protease serine 9-like (The sequence of the model RefSeq protein was modified relative to this genomic sequence to represent the inferred CDS: inserted 1 base in 1 codon): protein MRRHFLPEWCSTIERRHLYGALLTFLLLLGGSTSAASATDHEPNINQLMNKGGIAYRAKPQKATKAPSRPDSPPMLMSSSLLTLTPGQSSTESNLHLHLQKASDTNGAQNSNKTDLETFLSDYYEPWSGWSPCNRKCLRTRVRRCRGAALWQGRAEREPPLPTGRWRVSSLSFDEELGLRRRHDFIERVLYDAFYTDWSTWGVCTRSCRQRRRRKCIVRDVCSNIVVQEMRRCSVSGSKCPRRNLLPAYEPLNTWLHAGGSSSSFQGVDSSFTHTKKLNSEASGASEIGSVQGVCGLRPAVTRGSYRVVGGQEAQRHSWPWQVAILTRWDEQYCAGTLIAPQWVLTAAHCVQKRGRQRRIVLRVGEHNLEEYEDTEEEIRPNRADVFPHPHFDYTNITNDIALVHLNRPLKLDSQVGFACLPDEHFTPDPKSLCYILGWGKTRSTHVFGADSLHEAEVPLVSRKRCQRXFEYEITETQLCAGSQRGGTDSCAGDSGGPLLCPKTDSATDTTRWFLMGITSYGEGCGKKGKYGIYTRVQSYLDWIHETVNSNRQS from the exons ATGCGGAGACATTTTCTGCCCGAGTGGTGCTCAACCATCGAGCGTCGCCACCTGTACGGTGCTCTGCTGacatttcttcttctgcttgGCGGCTCCACTTCAGCAGCAAGTGCGACAGACCAC GAGCCCAATATCAACCAGCTGATGAACAAGGGAGGAATAGCATACCGCGCCAAGCCCCAGAAAGCAACCAAAGCTCCATCGAGACCAGATTCACCACCCATGCTTATGTCGTCTTCGTTGTTGACCTTAACTCCAGGTCAGAGTTCTACTGAGTCTAACCTCCATTTACATTTGCAAAAAGCCAGTGACACGAATGGCGCGCAAAACTCCAACAAAACTGACTTGGAAACCTTCCTGTCCGACTACTACGAGCCGTGGTCAGGATGGAGCCCTTGTAACCGGAAGTGCCTCCGGACTCGTGTGCGCAGATGTCGAGGTGCGGCGCTGTGGCAAGGCCGTGCTGAGAGAGAACCGCCATTGCCGACGGGGAGGTGGCGCGTGTCCTCCCTCAGTTTCGATGAAGAACTCGGGCTACGCCGACGACACGACTTCATCGAGCGCGTGCTGTACGACGCCTTCTACACCGACTGGTCGACCTGGGGAGTGTGCACGCGCTCGTGTCGTCAGAGGCGTCGGCGGAAGTGCATCGTGCGCGACGTCTGCAGCAACATCGTTGTCCAGGAGATGCGACGCTGCAGCGTGTCCGGCTCTAAGTGTCCGCGCCGGAACCTACTTCCTGCCTATGAACCGCTGAACACCTGGCTTCATGCcggaggcagcagcagcagcttccaGGGCGTGGACTCATCCTTCACTCACACGA AGAAGTTGAACAGCGAGGCTTCCGGTGCCAGCGAGATTGGTAGCGTGCAGGGTGTCTGCGGACTGAGGCCAGCGGTCACGAGAGGTTCGTACCGCGTGGTCGGGGGACAGGAAGCTCAGAGACACAGCTGGCCATGGCAG GTAGCGATTCTTACGCGTTGGGACGAACAGTACTGTGCCGGGACTCTGATAGCCCCGCAGTGGGTGCTGACTGCCGCTCACTGTGTCCAGAAAAGAGGGCGACAGCGAAGGATCGTGCTGAGGGTGGGAGAACATAATTTGGAG GAGTACGAGGACACAGAAGAGGAAATACGGCCTAACCGAGCAGACGTCTTCCCGCACCCGCACTTTGACTACACCAACATCACCAATGACATCGCCCTGGTGCACCTGAACAGGCCTCTGAAGCTGGATAGCCAGGTAGGCTTCGCGTGCCTGCCGGACGAGCACTTCACGCCAGACCCCAAGAGTCTGTGCTACATCTTGGGCTGGGGCAAGACAAGGAGCACGCACGTCTTCGGCGCAGACAGTCTGCACGAGGCGGAGGTGCCGTTGGTCAGCCGCAAGCGCTGCCAGC TCTTCGAGTATGAGATCACCGAGACACAGCTGTGCGCCGGCAGCCAACGGGGCGGCACAGACTCGTGTGCCGGCGACAGTGGTGGCCCCTTGCTGTGCCCCAAGACGGACAGTGCCACCGACACGACGCGCTGGTTTCTCATGGGCATCACCAGCTATGGCGAGGGCTGCGGCAAGAAAGGAAAGTATGGCATCTACACTCGCGTGCAGAGTTACTTGGACTGGATCCACGAAACCGTTAACTCCAACCGACAATCGTGA
- the LOC112557887 gene encoding plasminogen-like, giving the protein MKNSGLRRRHDFIERVLYDAFYTDWSPWGVCTRSCRQSRRRKCIVRNVCSNVFVQEMRRCSVSGSKCPRRSLLPAYDLLNTWLHADDSSSFGGKDTGLVHPSAMSSMKRGVPTLPLSSSSSSSSPAAEKLNSEASGASEIGSVQGVCGLRPAVTRGSYRVVGGQEAQRHSWPWQVAVLTRREEQYCAGTLIAPQWVLTAAHCVQKKGRQRRIVLRVGEHNLEEYENTEKEIWPNPADVFPHPHFDYTNITNDIALVHLNRPLKLDSQVGFACLPDEHFTPDPKSLCYILGWGKTRSTHVFGADSLHEAEVPLVSRKRCQRVFEYEITETQLCAGSQRGGTDSCAGDSGGPLLCPKTDSATDTTRWFLMGITSYGEGCGKKGKYGIYTRVQSYLDWIHETVNSNRQS; this is encoded by the exons ATGAAGAACTCGGGCCTACGCCGACGACACGACTTCATCGAGCGCGTGCTGTACGACGCCTTCTACACTGACTGGTCGCCCTGGGGAGTGTGCACGCGCTCGTGTCGTCAGAGTCGTCGGCGGAAGTGCATCGTGCGCAACGTCTGCAGCAACGTCTTCGTCCAGGAGATGCGACGCTGCAGCGTGTCCGGCTCGAAGTGTCCGCGCCGGAGCCTGCTTCCTGCCTACGACTTGTTGAACACCTGGCTTCACGCCGATGACAGCAGCAGCTTCGGCGGCAAGGACACCGGCCTCGTCCATCCGAGTGCGATGTCCAGCATGAAGAGGGGAGTACCAACACTACCGctgtcctcgtcatcatcatcatcttcaccagCTGCTG AGAAGCTGAACAGCGAGGCTTCCGGTGCCAGCGAGATTGGTAGCGTGCAGGGAGTCTGCGGACTGAGGCCAGCGGTCACGAGAGGTTCGTACCGCGTGGTCGGGGGACAGGAAGCTCAGAGACACAGCTGGCCCTGGCAG GTAGCGGTTCTTACTCGTCGTGAGGAACAGTACTGTGCCGGGACTCTGATAGCCCCGCAGTGGGTGCTGACTGCTGCTCACTGTGTCCAGAAAAAAGGGCGACAGCGAAGGATCGTACTAAGGGTGGGAGAACATAATTTGGAG GAGTACGAGAacacagaaaaggaaatatgGCCGAATCCAGCAGACGTCTTCCCGCACCCGCACTTTGACTACACCAACATCACCAATGACATCGCCCTGGTGCACCTGAACAGGCCCCTGAAGCTGGATAGCCAGGTAGGCTTCGCGTGCCTGCCGGACGAGCACTTCACGCCAGACCCCAAGAGTCTGTGCTACATCCTGGGCTGGGGCAAGACAAGGAGCACGCACGTCTTCGGCGCCGACAGCCTGCACGAGGCGGAGGTGCCGTTGGTCAGCCGCAAGCGCTGCCAGCGTGTCTTCGAGTATGAGATCACCGAGACACAGCTGTGCGCCGGCAGCCAACGGGGCGGCACAGACTCGTGTGCCGGCGACAGTGGTGGCCCCTTGCTGTGCCCCAAGACGGACAGTGCCACCGACACGACGCGCTGGTTTCTGATGGGCATCACCAGCTATGGCGAGGGCTGCGGCAAGAAAGGAAAGTACGGCATCTACACTCGCGTGCAGAGTTACTTGGACTGGATCCACGAAACCGTTAACTCCAACCGACAATCGTGA
- the LOC112557902 gene encoding core histone macro-H2A.1-like isoform X2 yields MSSARGGKKRAKTISRSVRAGVLFPVARMLRYLKRDTHHVRIGSGTPVYMAAVIEYLTAEILELAGNAARDLKRGRITPRHILLAVRNDEELDLLFKKVTIPEGGVIPRIMILARQNALASSSAAAATATATGIAAGSVVAMPTVVAAGTKTANAKKKATKAAAKMIKAALTASASPGKKGKGKQASTVDDDGKPGKGATAAGGFTILSEKKLFLGQKLTVLQGDIVKVAADAIVHPTNSTYHMGGEVGQAIQKAGGREFQKEIDSLKSLQPSIGTAEAAMCPGQKFTAKYVIHVNSPSWSDTNSQQQLKLAVENILKLADEKHLKSVALPSISSGNGGFPKQTAAQIILQSIRNYFSSTASSSLKQIYFVLYDTESVNVYTSELGRLDS; encoded by the exons ATGTCGTCGGCCAGAGGCGGCAAGAAGCGAGCGAAAACTATATCGCGATCAGTTCGGGCTGGCGTTTTGTTCCCTGTAGCCCGCATGCTCCGCTATCTCAAACGCGACACTCATCATGTTCGTATTGGCAGTGGTACTCCGGTTTACATGGCGGCTGTCATTGAGTATCTGACAG CTGAGATCTTGGAACTGGCAGGAAATGCAGCTCGTGACCTGAAAAGAGGAAGAATCACACCAAGACATATTCTGCTGGCTGTGCGGAATGATGAAGAATTGGATTTG CTCTTTAAGAAGGTAACCATACCTGAGGGAGGAGTGATTCCTCGCATAATGATTTTGGCACGGCAGAATGCATTGGCTTCATCAtctgcagcagcagctacaGCAACGGCAACGGGAATAGCTGCTGGGTCAGTGGTTGCCATGCCAACTGTAGTAGCTGCTGGCACTAAAACAGCCAATGCcaaaaaaaaggcaacaaaagcagcagcaaaaatgATAAAGGCTGCATTAACGGCATCAGCATCACCTGGGAAAAAAGGCAAAGGAAAACAG GCATCCaccgttgatgatgatggtaaacCAGGAAAAGGTGCTACAGCAGCTGGTGGGTTCACCATCTTATCAGAGAAGAAGCTTTTCCTTGGACAGAAG TTGACAGTCTTGCAGGGAGATATTGTCAAAGTTGCTGCTGATGCAATAGTCCACCCAACCAATTCCACATACCACATGGGTGGGGAGGTTG GTCAAGCTATTCAGAAAGCTGGTGGCCGAGAATTTCAGAAAGAGATTGACAGCTTAAAATCTCTACAGCCATCCATAGGCACAGCTGAAG CTGCAATGTGTCCAGGACAGAAATTCACAGCGAAGTATGTTATTCACGTGAACAGTCCCTCCTGGAGTGACACCAACTCACAGCAACAACTGAAATTAGCTGTGGAGAATATCCTCAAGCTTGCTGATGAGAAGCATTTGAAATCAGTGGCTCTGCCCTCTATTAGCAGTGGAAA TGGAGGATTtccaaaacaaacagcagcacaaATCATTTTGCAGTCTATTCGTAACTACTTCAGTTCTACCGCCAGCAGTTCCCTTAAGCAAATCTATTTTGTG
- the LOC112557902 gene encoding core histone macro-H2A.1-like isoform X1 yields the protein MSSARGGKKRAKTISRSVRAGVLFPVARMLRYLKRDTHHVRIGSGTPVYMAAVIEYLTAEILELAGNAARDLKRGRITPRHILLAVRNDEELDLLFKKVTIPEGGVIPRIMILARQNALASSSAAAATATATGIAAGSVVAMPTVVAAGTKTANAKKKATKAAAKMIKAALTASASPGKKGKGKQASTVDDDGKPGKGATAAGGFTILSEKKLFLGQKLTVLQGDIVKVAADAIVHPTNSTYHMGGEVGQAIQKAGGREFQKEIDSLKSLQPSIGTAEATICPGHNFPAKFVICCNGPTWKLDNAQSLLETAIINCLKLADSKNLKSLAVPSLGSGRGGFPKQTAAQIILQSIRNYFSSTASSSLKQIYFVLYDTESVNVYTSELGRLDS from the exons ATGTCGTCGGCCAGAGGCGGCAAGAAGCGAGCGAAAACTATATCGCGATCAGTTCGGGCTGGCGTTTTGTTCCCTGTAGCCCGCATGCTCCGCTATCTCAAACGCGACACTCATCATGTTCGTATTGGCAGTGGTACTCCGGTTTACATGGCGGCTGTCATTGAGTATCTGACAG CTGAGATCTTGGAACTGGCAGGAAATGCAGCTCGTGACCTGAAAAGAGGAAGAATCACACCAAGACATATTCTGCTGGCTGTGCGGAATGATGAAGAATTGGATTTG CTCTTTAAGAAGGTAACCATACCTGAGGGAGGAGTGATTCCTCGCATAATGATTTTGGCACGGCAGAATGCATTGGCTTCATCAtctgcagcagcagctacaGCAACGGCAACGGGAATAGCTGCTGGGTCAGTGGTTGCCATGCCAACTGTAGTAGCTGCTGGCACTAAAACAGCCAATGCcaaaaaaaaggcaacaaaagcagcagcaaaaatgATAAAGGCTGCATTAACGGCATCAGCATCACCTGGGAAAAAAGGCAAAGGAAAACAG GCATCCaccgttgatgatgatggtaaacCAGGAAAAGGTGCTACAGCAGCTGGTGGGTTCACCATCTTATCAGAGAAGAAGCTTTTCCTTGGACAGAAG TTGACAGTCTTGCAGGGAGATATTGTCAAAGTTGCTGCTGATGCAATAGTCCACCCAACCAATTCCACATACCACATGGGTGGGGAGGTTG GTCAAGCTATTCAGAAAGCTGGTGGCCGAGAATTTCAGAAAGAGATTGACAGCTTAAAATCTCTACAGCCATCCATAGGCACAGCTGAAG CAACCATTTGTCCGGGTCATAACTTCCCTGCAAAATTTGTCATCTGCTGCAATGGTCCTACGTGGAAGCTTGACAATGCACAAAGCCTTTTGGAGACAGCAATTATTAACTGTCTCAAACTGGCAGATTCCAAAAACCTCAAGTCTCTGGCTGTACCATCTCTAGGCAGTGGGCG TGGAGGATTtccaaaacaaacagcagcacaaATCATTTTGCAGTCTATTCGTAACTACTTCAGTTCTACCGCCAGCAGTTCCCTTAAGCAAATCTATTTTGTG
- the LOC112557902 gene encoding core histone macro-H2A.1-like isoform X3 has translation MSSARGGKKRAKTISRSVRAGVLFPVARMLRYLKRDTHHVRIGSGTPVYMAAVIEYLTAEILELAGNAARDLKRGRITPRHILLAVRNDEELDLLFKKVTIPEGGVIPRIMILARQNALASSSAAAATATATGIAAGSVVAMPTVVAAGTKTANAKKKATKAAAKMIKAALTASASPGKKGKGKQASTVDDDGKPGKGATAAGGFTILSEKKLFLGQKLTVLQGDIVKVAADAIVHPTNSTYHMGGEVGQAIQKAGGREFQKEIDSLKSLQPSIGTAEAAMCPGQKFTAKYVIHVNSPSWSDTNSQQQLKLAVENILKLADEKHLKSVALPSISSGNNHLSGS, from the exons ATGTCGTCGGCCAGAGGCGGCAAGAAGCGAGCGAAAACTATATCGCGATCAGTTCGGGCTGGCGTTTTGTTCCCTGTAGCCCGCATGCTCCGCTATCTCAAACGCGACACTCATCATGTTCGTATTGGCAGTGGTACTCCGGTTTACATGGCGGCTGTCATTGAGTATCTGACAG CTGAGATCTTGGAACTGGCAGGAAATGCAGCTCGTGACCTGAAAAGAGGAAGAATCACACCAAGACATATTCTGCTGGCTGTGCGGAATGATGAAGAATTGGATTTG CTCTTTAAGAAGGTAACCATACCTGAGGGAGGAGTGATTCCTCGCATAATGATTTTGGCACGGCAGAATGCATTGGCTTCATCAtctgcagcagcagctacaGCAACGGCAACGGGAATAGCTGCTGGGTCAGTGGTTGCCATGCCAACTGTAGTAGCTGCTGGCACTAAAACAGCCAATGCcaaaaaaaaggcaacaaaagcagcagcaaaaatgATAAAGGCTGCATTAACGGCATCAGCATCACCTGGGAAAAAAGGCAAAGGAAAACAG GCATCCaccgttgatgatgatggtaaacCAGGAAAAGGTGCTACAGCAGCTGGTGGGTTCACCATCTTATCAGAGAAGAAGCTTTTCCTTGGACAGAAG TTGACAGTCTTGCAGGGAGATATTGTCAAAGTTGCTGCTGATGCAATAGTCCACCCAACCAATTCCACATACCACATGGGTGGGGAGGTTG GTCAAGCTATTCAGAAAGCTGGTGGCCGAGAATTTCAGAAAGAGATTGACAGCTTAAAATCTCTACAGCCATCCATAGGCACAGCTGAAG CTGCAATGTGTCCAGGACAGAAATTCACAGCGAAGTATGTTATTCACGTGAACAGTCCCTCCTGGAGTGACACCAACTCACAGCAACAACTGAAATTAGCTGTGGAGAATATCCTCAAGCTTGCTGATGAGAAGCATTTGAAATCAGTGGCTCTGCCCTCTATTAGCAGTGGAAA CAACCATTTGTCCGGGTCATAA